A single genomic interval of Rosistilla ulvae harbors:
- a CDS encoding succinylglutamate desuccinylase/aspartoacylase family protein, whose product MDLKQIEIVGRHPGPRLLILAGVHGDEYEPIAAVRRLADQIDREDLNGSVTLVPIANQPAYRRHSRIGADKLDLARTFPGSPNGTPTEQIAHAITKLIQQSDLMIDLHTGGLAMEISPLVGYMLVSDPATLQKQRQMATAFGLPIVWGTSAKLEGRSLSAARDANVPTIYAEWGGGGGCQADGVAAYTTGCLQVMADCKMTSAPTAAAPADRCVIEDDRDTSGHLQLNYPAPHGGFYEPTLALDTDVRPGDELGRLFDPFTSQATSIRSTQTGRLITRRVLPPVEAGDCLAVILEDPAETGANNE is encoded by the coding sequence ATGGATTTGAAACAGATCGAAATCGTTGGTCGACATCCAGGCCCGCGGCTGCTGATTCTGGCCGGCGTACACGGCGACGAATACGAACCGATCGCGGCGGTCCGACGCTTGGCGGACCAGATCGATCGTGAAGATTTGAACGGCAGCGTGACGTTGGTTCCGATCGCCAACCAGCCGGCGTACCGTCGTCACAGCCGAATCGGAGCTGACAAACTGGATCTGGCACGCACGTTTCCCGGTTCGCCCAATGGTACACCGACCGAACAGATAGCCCACGCGATCACCAAACTCATCCAGCAATCCGACTTGATGATCGACCTGCACACCGGAGGGCTCGCGATGGAGATCTCTCCTTTGGTTGGCTACATGTTGGTCTCCGATCCGGCAACGTTGCAGAAGCAGCGGCAGATGGCGACCGCCTTCGGTTTACCGATCGTCTGGGGTACATCCGCAAAACTGGAAGGACGCTCGCTGTCGGCTGCCCGCGACGCCAACGTTCCGACAATCTATGCGGAGTGGGGCGGTGGCGGAGGTTGCCAAGCCGATGGAGTTGCCGCTTATACGACAGGATGTTTGCAAGTCATGGCCGACTGCAAGATGACTTCTGCGCCCACTGCGGCGGCGCCGGCAGACCGCTGCGTTATCGAAGACGATCGCGATACCAGCGGTCATCTGCAGCTCAACTACCCCGCACCACACGGCGGCTTCTATGAACCGACACTCGCGTTAGACACCGACGTTCGCCCCGGCGACGAATTGGGCCGACTCTTCGATCCGTTTACATCCCAAGCGACATCGATTCGTTCGACACAGACGGGACGCCTGATCACGCGTCGCGTCTTGCCTCCGGTCGAAGCGGGGGATTGTCTGGCTGTGATTTTGGAAGATCCCGCCGAAACAGGAGCCAACAATGAATAG
- a CDS encoding SDR family NAD(P)-dependent oxidoreductase: MNSRPVVIVTGAAQGLGAATALEFANRGYECVLIDRNGTAMKAVAADIEKLGRRAIQCVGDLSDLAFAESAVTRCVQELGRIDVLVNNAAWRKIGTMRAMQADEWDQTLRVCLTVPAFLAKWCAAEMEPAKRGVILNISSIQAKLASGISPAYIAAKGGLDSLTYELATLYGPSGVRVLSLNLGAIDTEMSADYVSEDGENVSDAIRQFAEGMIPLRRFGRADEIARSIAMLASDDASYMTGACLEIDGGWTHQSSPYPLKNKQFPKEFPSS; the protein is encoded by the coding sequence ATGAATAGTCGACCCGTTGTCATTGTCACCGGAGCAGCTCAAGGCCTTGGTGCCGCTACCGCTCTGGAATTTGCAAACCGCGGCTACGAGTGTGTGCTGATCGATCGCAACGGCACGGCGATGAAAGCCGTCGCTGCGGATATCGAAAAGCTGGGCCGTCGTGCGATCCAGTGCGTCGGCGATCTGTCGGATCTCGCGTTCGCGGAATCAGCCGTCACTCGCTGCGTGCAGGAACTTGGCCGCATCGACGTCCTGGTCAACAACGCTGCTTGGCGGAAGATCGGCACGATGCGGGCAATGCAAGCCGACGAATGGGATCAGACGCTGCGAGTCTGTTTGACAGTTCCCGCGTTCCTCGCGAAATGGTGCGCCGCCGAGATGGAGCCCGCGAAGCGAGGCGTGATTCTGAACATCTCAAGCATTCAAGCGAAGCTCGCTTCTGGCATCAGCCCCGCCTATATCGCAGCTAAAGGCGGCCTCGATTCGCTGACCTATGAGTTGGCGACGCTGTACGGACCTTCGGGTGTTCGCGTGCTGAGTCTGAACCTCGGCGCGATCGATACCGAGATGAGTGCCGACTACGTCAGCGAGGATGGGGAGAACGTGAGCGACGCGATTCGTCAGTTCGCAGAGGGGATGATCCCACTGCGACGTTTCGGTCGGGCCGACGAAATCGCTCGATCGATCGCTATGTTAGCCAGCGACGACGCCAGTTACATGACCGGTGCCTGCCTGGAAATCGACGGTGGCTGGACACACCAATCGAGCCCCTATCCGCTGAAAAACAAACAGTTCCCAAAAGAGTTCCCCTCGTCCTAA
- a CDS encoding pyridoxal-phosphate dependent enzyme translates to MHDISLGEGNTPLVRSHRIGPELGLSNLFFKLETVNPSGSYKDRFAAAAISEMVRQGKRRVIATSSGNTGSALAAYCAAAGLGCKIAIVDGAPAGKLRQMMAYGADIAKVRGFGIDADITRATFEVLQRMGDHPDAQLQISAYHYSPIGMSAVEAIGREIVDELTALDHHADHVFSCAGGGGLTLAVARGVRDASEKSESGTATRVHCVQPAGNNTIAGPLRDGSENAQSVECTTKISGLQVPTVIDGDAVIAACRDSWGTGWLVEDAEIYRSQRDLAQLEGIFSEPAGAVPLTGLKDAVAKGIIQPDQTVVCLVTGSGFKDLDSVDAMLGDNACPTVSLDEFQREAR, encoded by the coding sequence ATGCACGACATCTCACTTGGCGAAGGCAATACGCCTCTGGTTCGTTCCCATCGCATCGGCCCGGAGTTGGGACTGTCGAACCTGTTTTTTAAACTGGAGACCGTCAATCCTTCCGGATCGTATAAAGATCGGTTTGCAGCGGCTGCGATTTCGGAGATGGTGCGACAGGGGAAGCGGCGTGTGATCGCTACTTCCAGCGGCAATACCGGATCGGCATTGGCAGCGTATTGCGCCGCGGCCGGGCTGGGCTGCAAGATCGCGATCGTCGACGGCGCACCGGCGGGGAAGCTGCGACAGATGATGGCGTACGGCGCCGACATTGCCAAAGTCCGCGGCTTTGGCATCGATGCCGATATCACGCGAGCTACGTTTGAAGTCTTGCAAAGGATGGGAGACCATCCCGATGCTCAACTGCAGATCAGCGCCTACCACTACAGTCCGATCGGTATGAGCGCTGTCGAAGCAATCGGCCGTGAGATCGTCGATGAACTCACTGCGTTGGACCACCACGCCGATCACGTCTTCTCCTGCGCCGGCGGTGGCGGACTAACGCTTGCGGTCGCACGTGGCGTCCGCGATGCAAGCGAGAAAAGCGAAAGCGGCACCGCGACGCGAGTCCACTGTGTTCAACCGGCCGGCAACAACACAATCGCGGGTCCGCTGCGCGATGGAAGTGAAAACGCCCAGTCAGTCGAATGCACGACAAAGATCAGCGGCTTGCAAGTTCCCACCGTGATCGATGGCGATGCGGTGATCGCCGCTTGCCGTGACAGCTGGGGAACGGGATGGTTAGTCGAGGACGCCGAGATCTATCGATCGCAACGCGACTTGGCTCAGCTGGAAGGAATCTTCAGCGAACCGGCGGGAGCGGTTCCGTTGACCGGACTAAAAGACGCCGTCGCCAAGGGGATCATTCAGCCCGATCAGACAGTCGTCTGTCTGGTCACAGGAAGTGGATTCAAAGATCTCGATTCGGTCGACGCGATGCTGGGCGACAACGCCTGCCCCACGGTTTCGTTGGACGAATTTCAGCGTGAGGCTCGGTGA
- a CDS encoding HEAT repeat domain-containing protein encodes MTTRNALLICLAFAVRFATVAEAAPPDLSAATRDRIIQVLQTGLVSDQFWPSMHAAEALTLAGKGDEVRAALTPRLSTTEDAQHRCGVARELFRAGDKSAVDVLLEILADEDPHGHGHACESLFKIAQVGDGKLLQTHMQATDQPIKQLLAAAALARSGDAEALTLLRSQIQNDDDNVARIAAWILSIDGDPSDLPVLRKRLPTIDAPDHQIFFLATMATLGDKAAGAKLQTALRSDDPAIRVFAAEFCGHAKLTAARETLTDLLKDEVLDVRIRAAQSLLLLDASPAQ; translated from the coding sequence ATGACGACCCGCAACGCCTTGCTGATTTGCCTTGCTTTTGCCGTCCGCTTCGCGACGGTTGCCGAAGCCGCACCGCCCGATCTATCCGCAGCGACGCGCGACCGGATCATTCAAGTCTTGCAAACGGGACTCGTCAGCGATCAGTTTTGGCCCTCGATGCACGCCGCCGAAGCATTGACGTTGGCGGGCAAAGGGGACGAGGTCCGCGCGGCGCTCACGCCACGATTGTCGACCACCGAAGACGCACAGCACCGTTGTGGCGTCGCTCGCGAGCTGTTCCGCGCCGGCGACAAATCCGCCGTCGACGTGCTGTTGGAGATTTTGGCTGACGAAGATCCCCACGGGCACGGCCACGCATGCGAGTCGCTGTTCAAGATTGCTCAGGTCGGCGACGGCAAGTTGTTGCAAACGCACATGCAGGCGACGGACCAACCGATCAAACAGCTATTGGCCGCAGCTGCTCTCGCGCGATCCGGCGATGCCGAGGCGTTGACGTTGTTGCGAAGTCAGATCCAAAACGACGACGACAACGTCGCCCGGATCGCCGCCTGGATATTGTCGATCGACGGCGATCCCAGCGATCTGCCGGTGCTGCGAAAAAGATTGCCTACGATCGACGCCCCCGATCACCAGATCTTTTTTCTCGCAACGATGGCGACTCTGGGAGACAAAGCGGCTGGAGCCAAACTACAAACGGCACTCCGCAGCGACGATCCGGCGATTCGCGTCTTTGCCGCCGAATTCTGTGGTCACGCCAAACTCACCGCCGCTAGAGAAACCTTGACAGACCTGCTGAAGGACGAAGTTCTCGACGTGCGGATTCGCGCCGCTCAATCGCTTCTTCTGCTCGACGCTAGCCCCGCCCAATAG
- a CDS encoding RidA family protein, translating into MKPFQPIHDADVPVSHLPFSPAVKVGQLVFVSGQASVDETGKLVPDTFAGEMRRSMENVRKILAADGLSFDDIAQTRNYVGSQEDLAEFNQIYSEYFNQPYPARTTLMGCLGTLLKFEIDVVAVAPSAE; encoded by the coding sequence GTGAAACCGTTCCAGCCCATCCATGACGCCGATGTCCCGGTCAGCCATCTCCCCTTCAGTCCCGCCGTGAAGGTCGGCCAACTGGTTTTCGTTTCAGGCCAAGCATCGGTCGACGAAACGGGAAAACTTGTCCCTGATACCTTCGCTGGCGAGATGCGACGCAGCATGGAGAACGTTCGCAAAATCCTCGCCGCTGACGGTCTATCGTTCGACGACATCGCACAAACGCGAAACTACGTTGGATCGCAAGAAGATTTGGCCGAGTTCAACCAGATCTATAGCGAGTACTTCAACCAACCCTATCCCGCTCGAACGACATTGATGGGGTGCCTGGGAACGCTGCTGAAATTCGAAATCGACGTCGTCGCCGTTGCACCTTCGGCCGAGTAG
- a CDS encoding HEPN domain-containing protein, with protein MNPDLDESNTPWHILIAGLPRVSNELTLASGITLQPLNQPLSVFDLAAAGAAGFRSWALLEPLASACTCELAIAPTAAPSAGYNTLNRGWLASSLLVLRGFTKHLSLACSSYSWNQIAGHQQRTAGTADGNLPKFVGNVLDFHLNIVVNSDARVDSISPDDIQWISDRFDTFNKMAANSDSFRFALESSIDWRFTKDGRSAIARLWSGIEAIFGISSELVYRISLLAASLLAPRGTQRREKFQEIKKLYGLRSKAVHGSKLSDAKMAEAVNGSFRLLADLLILAIERGHPLTQDDFDKAVFD; from the coding sequence ATGAACCCTGATCTTGATGAAAGCAACACACCTTGGCACATCTTGATTGCAGGGTTGCCCAGAGTATCGAACGAGTTGACATTGGCATCTGGCATCACATTGCAGCCACTAAACCAACCGCTTTCTGTTTTTGACCTCGCTGCGGCTGGTGCCGCCGGCTTCCGCAGTTGGGCGTTACTCGAACCGCTTGCATCTGCCTGTACTTGCGAACTTGCAATTGCTCCAACCGCAGCGCCCAGTGCCGGCTACAACACGCTTAATCGCGGATGGCTTGCCTCGTCACTTCTCGTACTTCGAGGGTTTACAAAGCACTTGTCTCTCGCATGCTCCAGCTATTCGTGGAATCAGATTGCTGGCCATCAACAAAGAACCGCAGGCACTGCCGATGGCAATCTCCCCAAGTTCGTAGGCAACGTATTAGACTTTCATCTAAACATCGTCGTGAATAGCGATGCTCGTGTGGACTCTATTTCACCCGACGACATCCAATGGATATCAGACCGGTTCGATACGTTTAACAAGATGGCGGCGAATAGTGACTCATTCCGCTTTGCCCTTGAATCAAGCATCGACTGGCGATTCACAAAGGATGGCCGGTCTGCAATTGCGCGACTTTGGAGTGGTATCGAAGCAATATTTGGCATCAGCTCCGAATTGGTCTACCGTATATCTTTACTAGCAGCGTCGCTGTTGGCACCAAGAGGTACGCAGCGCAGAGAGAAGTTCCAAGAGATAAAAAAATTGTATGGCCTGAGAAGTAAGGCCGTTCACGGCTCGAAGCTGTCCGACGCCAAAATGGCAGAGGCCGTAAACGGTTCATTTCGTTTATTGGCTGATTTATTGATTTTGGCAATCGAAAGGGGACATCCGCTCACGCAGGATGATTTTGACAAGGCTGTGTTTGACTGA
- a CDS encoding zinc-ribbon domain containing protein has translation MNRRTDTYADFVDHPRYGRSPRFTGLNPIDDFSRGIYLGWHSHAHERISETAIVANTDRQPDATIPVTHYFDLRRQCRDCGRNFIFFADEQRHWYETLHFYLGADCVRCIECRVAERDTKRLREIYETLLNQNARSDRDALELAETAMLLIDRGVFGHRCVECVRSLLNALPADSKIRRHATFRDVDARSTERIQGGG, from the coding sequence ATGAACCGCCGCACCGACACTTACGCCGATTTTGTCGACCATCCACGATATGGGCGAAGCCCGCGGTTCACAGGGCTCAATCCTATCGATGACTTCTCTCGCGGCATCTACCTTGGCTGGCATTCCCACGCTCACGAACGCATATCCGAAACTGCGATCGTCGCTAATACCGACCGCCAGCCCGATGCCACAATCCCGGTCACTCACTACTTCGATCTGCGACGTCAATGCCGTGACTGCGGTCGCAACTTTATTTTCTTTGCCGACGAACAACGCCACTGGTACGAAACTTTACATTTCTACTTGGGCGCTGATTGCGTACGCTGCATCGAATGTCGCGTGGCCGAACGCGACACGAAACGACTGCGCGAGATATACGAAACGCTTCTTAATCAAAACGCACGGTCCGATCGCGACGCTCTTGAGCTTGCCGAAACTGCTATGCTGTTGATTGATCGCGGGGTATTTGGCCATCGCTGTGTTGAATGCGTTCGATCGCTGCTAAACGCGCTTCCTGCTGACTCAAAGATTCGCCGACATGCAACTTTTCGTGATGTCGACGCTCGCTCCACGGAACGTATCCAAGGCGGCGGGTAA
- a CDS encoding type II toxin-antitoxin system VapC family toxin, producing MQSVYLETTVIGNIAGRLHPAPLIAARQTFTRRWWGTASSRYELFVSDLVFDECSAGDPTAAKERLAVMDGLPLLESPDTAKSLAAALLAGHAVPQSEPRDATHIAIAAVNGIDFLATWNFKHILNPSTQHLIDGICRDAGYEPATICTPEQMLEAFDDS from the coding sequence ATGCAAAGTGTCTACCTCGAAACAACCGTAATTGGCAACATTGCGGGTCGGCTACACCCGGCTCCGTTGATCGCTGCACGCCAAACCTTTACCCGCCGATGGTGGGGTACGGCATCAAGCCGCTACGAGCTGTTCGTCTCTGATCTCGTATTCGACGAGTGTTCTGCAGGCGACCCAACTGCTGCCAAAGAGCGATTGGCCGTTATGGACGGATTGCCGCTTCTGGAGTCGCCAGACACAGCTAAATCGCTTGCCGCTGCACTATTGGCGGGGCATGCAGTGCCGCAGAGCGAGCCTCGGGATGCCACCCACATCGCGATTGCTGCTGTCAACGGCATTGATTTTTTGGCTACGTGGAATTTCAAGCATATACTTAATCCATCGACTCAACACTTGATCGACGGCATTTGTCGCGATGCTGGCTATGAGCCCGCGACTATCTGCACCCCTGAGCAAATGCTGGAGGCCTTCGATGATTCCTGA
- a CDS encoding addiction module protein encodes MHAIWDTLPDDVDLPLPSEQQAELDRRLAAHRSDPSTAISRNELMRRHEDGR; translated from the coding sequence GTGCATGCAATCTGGGACACACTTCCCGATGATGTTGATCTTCCGCTCCCCTCCGAGCAACAAGCTGAATTAGACCGCCGACTAGCGGCTCATCGTTCGGATCCGTCCACTGCGATTTCCCGTAACGAACTAATGCGTCGGCACGAGGACGGTCGCTGA
- a CDS encoding alpha/beta fold hydrolase yields the protein MPVENRNVPSRYGDSHALITGTVDGPPLVCLHAMRTGSAFLVSELNPLLERFRVIAPDLPGQSVRGPQVRLSLNDDSYARWLFDVLDGLGLETVSLFGVSWGGFVARQSATLAPDRVDSLALLVPAGIVRGSHVTGLIKMAYPMLRYSVRRSEPNLKRWLSSLFTTWDDHWAGFTRDAVRDMPFDLRIPPLASDQDLQKLTMPVLALGAENDICFPGKQLVNRICDQAPHCRGEVIPCRLPTSHWSGPKACQQRAKSSIRRVPRQITSAPGGPSPSR from the coding sequence ATGCCTGTCGAGAATCGTAACGTGCCATCGCGTTATGGCGATAGCCATGCTCTGATCACCGGGACGGTGGATGGGCCGCCTCTGGTCTGCCTGCACGCGATGCGAACTGGATCAGCGTTTCTTGTTTCGGAATTAAACCCTCTGCTGGAACGGTTTCGCGTGATTGCTCCGGACTTGCCAGGGCAGTCTGTCCGCGGTCCGCAAGTACGACTTTCCCTTAACGACGACTCCTATGCTCGCTGGCTGTTCGATGTGCTAGATGGTCTCGGGCTCGAAACGGTTTCGCTGTTTGGTGTGAGTTGGGGCGGATTCGTAGCTCGTCAATCCGCTACATTAGCTCCGGACCGGGTCGACAGCCTGGCCCTTTTAGTTCCCGCCGGGATTGTCCGGGGTTCTCATGTGACCGGGCTAATAAAGATGGCTTACCCAATGCTCCGCTACAGCGTACGCCGATCCGAGCCAAATTTGAAACGATGGCTTTCCTCGCTGTTTACGACTTGGGATGATCATTGGGCGGGTTTTACTAGAGATGCCGTGCGAGACATGCCTTTCGATCTTAGAATTCCCCCACTGGCATCTGATCAAGACTTGCAAAAACTTACCATGCCGGTTCTCGCCCTCGGTGCGGAAAACGACATTTGCTTTCCTGGTAAGCAGCTTGTGAACCGAATCTGTGACCAAGCCCCACATTGCCGAGGGGAAGTCATTCCCTGTCGATTACCCACAAGTCATTGGTCTGGTCCGAAGGCTTGCCAGCAGAGGGCGAAGTCGAGCATTCGCCGCGTGCCTCGCCAGATCACTTCGGCTCCCGGCGGACCGTCGCCTTCGCGGTGA
- a CDS encoding IS4 family transposase, with protein MKSQGESMQPTSIAYEFQDIQLGDKRLNDRAEALLASLAANPSASINEACSGWDETKAAYRLLDNPNVDPEAILGAHAEKTLQRIKAQDTVCIAQDTTELDYTAHPPEGVRNLDRLGRRGLYDHSHIAFTPEKLCLGVVGVKFYDRDKEALGTSKKREGQPLHTGEGQRWLDGYRKACEIAGKCPETQIVSLADREGDIYDIFVEADQHETPAQFVIRSQRKRSLPEKDPDGGPAAYKKMRAEIASAQPVAYREVQLPQTPERTKGSGNKQHPGREARTAKLEIRAKRMTLRAPHNKQSSMPPVEISVVWVSEIDGPGDGTEVDWLLLSSLPVDTISQTLRIVDLYVARWPIEVFFRVFKTGCRVEEIQLEARDRLIRALMFYKVIAWRIMFVTFLGRECPELPCDVVFSEAEWKSVWKVVKKTAPPKQAPELSQFIPVLATLGGYNHREGDGPPGAEVIWRGTRRMLDFALCWQAFGPDQ; from the coding sequence ATGAAATCTCAAGGTGAAAGCATGCAACCGACCAGTATCGCATACGAATTTCAAGATATTCAACTTGGAGACAAACGTCTCAACGATCGAGCCGAAGCGTTGCTCGCCTCGCTGGCGGCCAACCCTTCGGCCAGTATCAACGAAGCTTGCAGTGGCTGGGACGAAACCAAAGCCGCCTACCGTCTATTGGATAACCCCAACGTCGATCCCGAAGCCATTCTCGGGGCTCACGCTGAAAAGACACTCCAACGAATCAAAGCCCAAGACACCGTTTGCATCGCACAAGATACCACCGAACTGGACTACACCGCGCATCCGCCCGAAGGCGTCCGCAATCTCGATCGCTTAGGCCGCCGTGGACTTTACGATCATTCCCACATCGCCTTCACGCCGGAGAAACTTTGTCTCGGGGTGGTCGGTGTTAAGTTCTACGATCGCGACAAAGAAGCGCTCGGCACCAGCAAGAAGCGAGAAGGCCAACCCCTACACACCGGCGAAGGGCAACGATGGCTCGATGGTTACCGCAAGGCCTGCGAGATCGCCGGAAAATGTCCTGAAACTCAGATCGTTTCGCTGGCCGATCGCGAAGGAGACATCTACGACATTTTCGTCGAAGCCGATCAGCATGAAACACCGGCTCAGTTCGTCATTCGCTCGCAGCGAAAACGCTCGTTGCCGGAGAAAGACCCCGATGGCGGGCCTGCGGCTTATAAGAAAATGCGTGCCGAAATCGCATCCGCCCAGCCGGTCGCTTACCGCGAAGTCCAGCTTCCCCAAACGCCCGAGCGAACCAAAGGATCAGGAAACAAACAACACCCCGGCCGTGAAGCACGCACTGCGAAGTTAGAAATTCGAGCGAAGCGGATGACTCTTCGTGCGCCACACAACAAGCAGTCTTCGATGCCGCCGGTCGAGATCAGTGTCGTTTGGGTGAGCGAGATCGATGGCCCAGGCGACGGAACCGAAGTCGACTGGCTGTTACTGAGTTCTCTGCCGGTCGACACGATTTCCCAGACGCTGCGGATTGTGGATTTGTATGTGGCTCGTTGGCCAATCGAAGTATTCTTTCGAGTTTTCAAAACTGGCTGCCGGGTCGAAGAGATTCAACTCGAAGCGAGAGACCGACTGATCCGCGCGTTGATGTTTTACAAAGTGATCGCATGGCGGATCATGTTTGTGACCTTCTTAGGCCGCGAGTGTCCAGAGCTTCCCTGTGATGTCGTCTTCAGCGAAGCGGAATGGAAGTCGGTCTGGAAAGTGGTGAAAAAGACGGCTCCCCCAAAGCAAGCTCCTGAGCTGTCACAATTCATCCCGGTCCTTGCGACCCTTGGCGGCTACAATCACCGCGAAGGCGACGGTCCGCCGGGAGCCGAAGTGATCTGGCGAGGCACGCGGCGAATGCTCGACTTCGCCCTCTGCTGGCAAGCCTTCGGACCAGACCAATGA
- a CDS encoding SGNH/GDSL hydrolase family protein: protein MEVFYKWWLNSRHPLMRTVVQNMMNDRRDFLRNSFAAASVATLSTCASGHEQESSAKPSDVDGYSYRLPKLKQGCRLLFQGDSITDMKWGRNEKDRNHYLGHSYVFLIAARLGVDMPNAQLDIYNRGMSGHKVADLRGRWKKDAIDMKPDLLSILIGVNDVGKNLDGVDVERWEADYRFILSASREANPDLKLVLLDPFVLPSGRLSNKDSFKKWRDQVERLIPIVGRLSKEFDTVHVKTQEVFDAAAQAGSPDNWIWDGVHPLPQGHELIARSWLHEVSARWGSM from the coding sequence GTGGAAGTGTTTTACAAATGGTGGCTCAACTCCCGCCACCCGCTGATGCGTACCGTAGTTCAAAACATGATGAATGATCGACGTGACTTCCTCAGAAACAGTTTCGCTGCGGCGAGCGTTGCAACCTTGTCTACCTGTGCAAGCGGTCACGAACAGGAGTCGTCCGCAAAACCCTCCGATGTCGACGGGTATAGCTATCGATTGCCTAAGCTTAAACAAGGTTGCCGTTTACTTTTCCAGGGTGATTCCATTACCGACATGAAATGGGGACGCAACGAAAAAGATCGTAATCACTATCTTGGCCACAGCTACGTCTTTCTAATTGCCGCTCGACTTGGCGTTGACATGCCGAACGCCCAACTTGACATCTACAATCGTGGAATGAGTGGTCACAAGGTCGCTGATTTGCGTGGGCGTTGGAAGAAGGACGCGATCGACATGAAGCCCGATCTACTCAGCATCCTTATTGGCGTCAATGATGTTGGAAAAAATCTCGATGGGGTCGACGTCGAACGCTGGGAAGCTGACTATCGCTTCATTCTTAGCGCCAGCCGGGAAGCGAATCCAGATTTGAAGTTGGTCTTGCTCGATCCTTTTGTCTTGCCTTCCGGTCGGCTATCTAACAAAGATTCTTTCAAGAAATGGCGTGATCAGGTCGAACGACTGATCCCTATTGTCGGTCGGCTTTCTAAGGAATTCGATACCGTACACGTCAAGACCCAGGAAGTTTTCGACGCTGCTGCCCAAGCAGGATCACCTGACAACTGGATTTGGGACGGTGTTCATCCGCTGCCGCAAGGGCACGAACTAATCGCTCGCAGTTGGCTGCACGAAGTCAGTGCGAGATGGGGTTCGATGTAA